From Paenibacillus graminis, a single genomic window includes:
- a CDS encoding carbohydrate ABC transporter permease — translation MSKDVSRRISRQTWGEWSWGWFLIAPTMIGLIVLNIIPIIQSAYLSFFKSGDFGRGNIFVGLDNYRKMFDDVQVWHAVGNTLLYTVLVVPISIALSLIVAVLAVVQMNKRWLW, via the coding sequence ATGAGTAAAGATGTATCCAGAAGAATCTCCAGACAGACATGGGGCGAATGGTCCTGGGGCTGGTTTCTGATTGCGCCGACAATGATCGGACTTATCGTGCTGAATATCATCCCGATCATTCAATCAGCCTATCTAAGTTTCTTTAAGAGCGGAGATTTCGGCCGGGGAAATATCTTTGTGGGTCTTGATAACTACCGCAAGATGTTTGATGACGTTCAAGTCTGGCATGCTGTCGGTAATACGCTGCTGTATACCGTTCTTGTCGTTCCGATCAGCATCGCGCTATCGCTGATCGTAGCCGTATTAGCGGTCGTCCAAATGAATAAACGCTGGTTATGGTAA
- a CDS encoding AraC family transcriptional regulator: MSHPNRAFPVLSARDKLLPFYLLGIGLHHEQEHIYRDPGIQDYQWIQCRSGGGKLKLSETEHIVKQGMGMLLFPGQKHEYYALSGSWEVDWIIFDGSGSAGLFETVGIVDTCVFTLASPEYLLSGMKELLQAALTPREQTLSNYACSAILYTLLTEIIQRISVEGSDTVGQQYERLKPVLDYIDQHYAEEISLQTLAGLMCVTPEYFCHLFKKTTGIRPISYVNQVRVNKSKELLLDNVQRGMQDIAHQVGFESASYYGAIFKKLERITPGAFRRTYQKS; this comes from the coding sequence ATGTCTCATCCAAATCGCGCTTTTCCGGTACTATCTGCCCGAGACAAGCTGCTCCCATTTTATTTGCTAGGGATAGGTCTGCATCATGAACAGGAGCATATATACCGGGACCCGGGCATTCAGGATTATCAGTGGATTCAATGCCGCAGTGGCGGGGGCAAGCTCAAGCTGAGTGAAACGGAGCATATCGTCAAGCAAGGTATGGGCATGCTGCTGTTCCCCGGCCAGAAGCATGAATATTATGCTTTATCAGGGAGCTGGGAAGTCGACTGGATCATCTTCGATGGCAGCGGGTCAGCGGGCTTGTTTGAAACAGTCGGCATTGTAGACACATGCGTATTCACACTCGCATCGCCCGAATACCTTTTATCCGGAATGAAGGAGCTGCTGCAGGCTGCCCTTACGCCGCGAGAGCAAACGTTAAGCAATTACGCATGCTCCGCCATCCTCTATACCTTATTGACGGAGATTATTCAGCGCATCTCTGTAGAAGGCAGCGATACAGTCGGGCAGCAGTATGAACGGTTAAAGCCGGTCCTGGACTATATTGACCAGCATTATGCCGAAGAGATTAGTTTGCAGACGCTCGCCGGATTGATGTGCGTCACACCGGAATACTTCTGCCATTTGTTCAAGAAGACGACTGGCATTCGTCCCATCAGTTATGTGAATCAGGTGAGGGTCAACAAGAGCAAGGAACTGCTGCTCGACAATGTGCAGCGCGGGATGCAGGATATTGCCCATCAAGTCGGTTTCGAATCTGCCAGCTATTATGGCGCAATCTTCAAGAAGCTGGAACGGATTACACCCGGCGCCTTCCGCCGCACCTACCAGAAGTCGTAG